The nucleotide window TAACTAACTAAGAAGAATTGTAAAGCTTCCGGGCTGTGGGGTGCGTCAGCAGCGGATTTTGCGATCGATCTTTCTTTGACGGCTAAAAGCTGAGGCACCGTAATACTGGCATTAGCTCGTGGGGCGATCGCGCAGCAAGAGTTTAAAAGTTTTGTTGTGCGATCGTATTTATTTTATGTTATCGCCAGGAACGGAAGCAATCGCAGTTTTGGCGTGCGCCAGCAGCCGATTGTTCGATCGATAATTGATTAGGAACAGGCAAGATGCCTGTTCCACAGAAGAAAAAAATATTTTTATGGAACGGGCATCTTACCCGTTCCAAAAGTCGATCGAAAGAATTTTACAAGATATCTAATCTACAATCTGCTGTATATGCCTAAATTTCAACTATCATCTTGGCTTCCCCGTCTCCCGACTCAAGTGTGGATTCTCGCGGCGGGCCGATTCCTGTCGCAAAGCGGCAGTGGTTTTACTTTATTTTACGCGCCGATCTTTTTTGTCGATCGCGTCGGCTTATCTGCAACTGCTGTTGGGATTGGTTTGGGTAGCGGTTCAATTTCGGGAATATTCGGGCGGATTTTAGGCGGTTCTTTTTGCGATTCCAAATTTTGGGGAAGGAAGCGAACTTTATTGCTGGCGGCAATGATTTCGGCGGTTGCTTCTTTTATGTTGGCGGCGGCTAATGATTTTGCCGGCTTAGTTGCGGGGAATTTATTGATGGGTTTTGGTGTGGGTTTATATTGGCCTCCAACTGAGACGATGGTGGCGGATTTAACTGAGGGGGAACAGCGACAGGAGGCTTTTGCTTTGACGCGGCTTGCTGATAATTTGGGTTTGCAAGTTGGGATTATTTTGGGCGGTGTTTTGATTGCGCTAACGGGGAATTATCGATCGCTCTTTATGATCGATGGTATCTCGTTTTTAGTGCTGTTTGCGGTGGTGGCGATCGCAGTTTCGGAAACCTACAAACCTTCTACTTCAACGAATATAGGCAAAAAACGTCTAAAAAATGGCTGGATGGTGGCGTTGAGCGATCGCACTTTGCTAGTTTACGCTGTAGTCAATACTATGTTTACTCTCTACATTTCCCAAATTCAAACTACGATGCCGCTATATTTTAGCAAGTTCGTGCAGGTGGGGACATCGGGAACAGGCTTTTCTACAGGTACAATTACCGTTTTGTTTGCTTTTAGCACGTTTTTGACTGTGGCTTTGCAAATGCCGGTGGTTAAGGCTTTGAGACGATTTTCTCATCCGCAAGCTTTGATGGTTTCGGCGCTGCTGTGGGGAATGGGATTTATTGTGATCGGCTTGACGGGAATGGTTGCAACTGGCAATCTATTTGTAGCGGTTGTTGGGTTGAGTGTTTTGTCGGTGGCGACGGTTGCTTATACGCCTTTTGCTTCAGCTTTGGTGGTGGATTTAGCGCCGGAGTCTTTGCGCGGTGTGTATTTGGCGGTTAATTCTCAGTGTTGGGCGATCGGGTATTTAATCGGCCCGCCGCTGGGCGGTTTAGCTTTGGATCGGGGTAAATGGGGGGCGGATAATTTGTGGTTGGGTTTGGCCTTAAGTGCGATCGCGGCTGTTGTGATTTTGCAAAAGGTCGATCGAATGTTAAAAAAGTAATTCCCAAAATATTAATTTCGTGATAGAATAAGTAGCCAAATAAATAAGTCAAGTCGCCCCAAAAAATGCCTATTAGTCTTAGATTATGATAGGCAATTGTTTATTTATCTTATGAAAAGCATAAGGAATATCTATTAAATTCCCTAAAAACCTGCGTTTTTATGATCCCGAATAGGTTTACAATCCCTAAAAAGCTAACAATAATTTTACAATCAATTGTGTGAGGTATTCTAGTGAAAACACGTCTACTATTTAGTGCTAGCGCAGTAGGTTTATTCTATATAATTGGCGCTTCTTTGCCATTAGCTGCGATGACTCCCGTCGTCGAAAAAGAAACATTAGGTACTCAAGACTTAAAAGAGTCAGAGGCTAAAATAAGCCCGATCACAACAGTTGAAAATCAAGTCAAACTTCCTGAAACATCCGAATCTAAACAACAAGTTGATTCAGCACAAGTTTACAATACAAACTCAACCACAAATCAACTAGCAAATCTTCCCCAAGAAACTGCCAACCTCAATCCGCCCGAAATAGCAGCATTAACCGCAAAAAATCCAGCGGAAAACTCATTAAACCCCGCCGAAACATCAGCAAACCCAGCCCCAGCCGAAGTCACAGAAAAAACATCTGTAATTCCAGCCCAAAACCCTGCACCAGCGATCGCCCAAACAGAAACTTCTACTGCCGAAAAGTTAGCTGAAATCGCCAACAGCGCTTCCTTAGAACCCGCAGCAACCAACAGCGAAAGCCCAGAATCTACCGAACTAGAACAAGTAACATCTGTCTCGCAACTCTCCGACGTGCGCCCGACAGACTGGGCATTTCAAGCTTTGCAATCTCTCGTAGAAAGATACGGCTGTATAGCGGGATATCCAGACGGTACATTCCGAGGGAATCGGGCAATGACTCGCTACGAATTTGCCGCCGGTTTAAATGCTTGTTTGGACAAAATTAACGAATTAATCAAATCAGGTACGACCAATTTAGCGACCAAAGAAGACTTAACCAAACTGCAAAGATTGCAAGAAGAATTTGCAGCAGAATTAGCTACCTTGCGCGGTAGAGTCGATGCTTTAGAAGCGCGCACATCCGAATTAGAAGCGAATCAATTTTCGACAACAACTAAACTCAAGGGCGAAGCAATCTTTAGCGTTGCCGATACTACAAAAAACAATCACAGCGATACTCAAACAGTCTTCAATTACCGAGTAAGGCTGAATCTGCTAACCAGTTTTACAGGGAAAGACACTCTAATCACAGGCTTGCAAGCGTACAATATTCGCAGCTTCGGGCCTCAGTTTGGTTTGTCAACGGGGGCATTTAGCGGTTTGTCGGACAGTCAGGCAAAGCTGAGTTTTGAACCCCAATTTCCGGGGATTAATCCTCAGAATTTATCGAGCATTGGCGCTAATACAGTTGAACTCTACAAACTGCTTTACGTCTTCCCAGTTTCTAGCAGCATCACTTTATTTGCTGGCCCGAAAGCAGAAACTTCCGATGCTTTTCAAGCAATCACTCCTTTTGCTGGAGAAGGGCAAGAATCTATTTCTAGGTTTGGAGGTTACAACCCTGTAGTGCGCGTATCCGGCGGCACTTCTGGCACAGGTTTAGCATCAGCAGGTGGGTTTATTTGGAACCTTTCTAAAAAAATTAATCTCACAGCTTTGTACGGCAGCGTAAATGCTGCTTTGCCTAACAATTTAGGCTTTCCAGCTACTCCATTGGGAGCGGGTTTGTTTAATGGCAGTACGGTTGCGGCGGCACAGTTAACGATTAAACCAACTAGCAGTATTGACATTGGTTTGAATTACGCTTACAGCCGCCACGAATTGAATATTCTGGCTACAGGATTGTCTGATGCGGATTTGGGCTCGATTTTGGGAAGGGATAGACAACCTGTTAGCGGCGGGGTGAGGATGAATTCGTTTGGTGGTACAGCAACCTGGCGGCTTTCTCCGAAACTTGCTGTTTCTAGTTATGGAGGTTGGATAATTGCTGATGCTGAAAGAAGCAATGCTTCTACCACTTTTAACAGTTGGATGGTAGGTTTCCATTTCCGAGATTTGTTCAAACAGGGCAATAATGCAGGTATTCTGTTCGGACAGCCTTTGGATCGCGATTCGGTAAGTGGCGGTGCTCGTTTTCAGGCAAATAAAGCTACTCCTTACCATTTGGAAGCTTATTATCGTTTCAATGTTAACGATAATATCAGCATTACACCCGGAGCTTTTGTGTTGTTCAATCCTGAAGGTACGAAGGATAATGATACTGTAGGGGTGGGAGTTCTTCGCACTACTTTTAGTTTCTAGGAAGTGGCGAGAATCTTATTCGGCTATGGGCAATATCGTGTCATATCGATTCGATTGACTGCCGTAAGATGGGTTCGTAGTGCGGACTTTAGTCCGCAGCATTAGAGCGGACTGAAGTCCGCACTACAAACTGTAAAATGGGTTCGTAGTGCGGACTTTAGTCCGCAGCATTAGAGCGGACTGAAGTCCGCACTACAAACTGTAAAATGGGTTCGTAGTGCGGACTTTAGTCCGCAGCATTAGAGCGGACTGAAGTCCGCACTACAAACTGTAAAATGGGTTCGTAGTGCGGACTTTAGTCCGCAGCATTAGAGCGGACTGAAGTCCGCACTACAAACTGTTGTTATTTGTATCAGCTCGATCGCATTTTGAATAATAGGACTGAAGTCCTTACTACGAACCTATCAGCAATTATCGGTCATTTTCGACGATCGCCCAATTTGCGATAAACTGCTCTCAAGTCAACCTGATGGTGAGCCAAAGCAACCAAAGCATGGTAAAATAAATCCGCAACTTCCCCCGCAATCCCATCTTTGTCGTCGTCTTTGCAAGCCATCACAACTTCCGCCGACTCTTCGCCAATTTTCTTGAGAATTTTATTGTCGCCGCCCTCGAACAACTTGCAAGTATAAGAAGTTTCGTTAGGATTGTCCCGCCGATCGCAAATTACGTCAAATAATTGAGATAACATATCCCCCGGCGGCGCTGAAATTTCCCCATCAACTTGGTGAAAACAACTTCTTTCACCCGTGTGACAAGCAATATCTCCGACTTGTTCGACTGTCACCAGCAAAGCATCGCTGTCGCAGTCGTAACGCAGCCCTTTGACATTTTGAACGTGTCCCGAAGTCGCTCCCTTCGGCCATAATTCGGCGCGAGAACGGCTCCAGAACCAAGTTTGACCGGTTTCCATCGTTTTTTGGAGTGACTCGCGATTCATCCAGGCCATCATCAAGACTGTGCCGTCTAAGTAATCTTGGACGATCGCGGGTACTAAACCGCGATCGTCGTAACGGATCTTTTCCATTGGGATCGATCGGCTCAAACTAGATAAATCAGTA belongs to Microcoleus sp. bin38.metabat.b11b12b14.051 and includes:
- the hisIE gene encoding bifunctional phosphoribosyl-AMP cyclohydrolase/phosphoribosyl-ATP diphosphatase HisIE, with the translated sequence MSATDLSSLSRSIPMEKIRYDDRGLVPAIVQDYLDGTVLMMAWMNRESLQKTMETGQTWFWSRSRAELWPKGATSGHVQNVKGLRYDCDSDALLVTVEQVGDIACHTGERSCFHQVDGEISAPPGDMLSQLFDVICDRRDNPNETSYTCKLFEGGDNKILKKIGEESAEVVMACKDDDKDGIAGEVADLFYHALVALAHHQVDLRAVYRKLGDRRK
- a CDS encoding iron uptake porin, producing MKTRLLFSASAVGLFYIIGASLPLAAMTPVVEKETLGTQDLKESEAKISPITTVENQVKLPETSESKQQVDSAQVYNTNSTTNQLANLPQETANLNPPEIAALTAKNPAENSLNPAETSANPAPAEVTEKTSVIPAQNPAPAIAQTETSTAEKLAEIANSASLEPAATNSESPESTELEQVTSVSQLSDVRPTDWAFQALQSLVERYGCIAGYPDGTFRGNRAMTRYEFAAGLNACLDKINELIKSGTTNLATKEDLTKLQRLQEEFAAELATLRGRVDALEARTSELEANQFSTTTKLKGEAIFSVADTTKNNHSDTQTVFNYRVRLNLLTSFTGKDTLITGLQAYNIRSFGPQFGLSTGAFSGLSDSQAKLSFEPQFPGINPQNLSSIGANTVELYKLLYVFPVSSSITLFAGPKAETSDAFQAITPFAGEGQESISRFGGYNPVVRVSGGTSGTGLASAGGFIWNLSKKINLTALYGSVNAALPNNLGFPATPLGAGLFNGSTVAAAQLTIKPTSSIDIGLNYAYSRHELNILATGLSDADLGSILGRDRQPVSGGVRMNSFGGTATWRLSPKLAVSSYGGWIIADAERSNASTTFNSWMVGFHFRDLFKQGNNAGILFGQPLDRDSVSGGARFQANKATPYHLEAYYRFNVNDNISITPGAFVLFNPEGTKDNDTVGVGVLRTTFSF
- a CDS encoding MFS transporter, which gives rise to MPKFQLSSWLPRLPTQVWILAAGRFLSQSGSGFTLFYAPIFFVDRVGLSATAVGIGLGSGSISGIFGRILGGSFCDSKFWGRKRTLLLAAMISAVASFMLAAANDFAGLVAGNLLMGFGVGLYWPPTETMVADLTEGEQRQEAFALTRLADNLGLQVGIILGGVLIALTGNYRSLFMIDGISFLVLFAVVAIAVSETYKPSTSTNIGKKRLKNGWMVALSDRTLLVYAVVNTMFTLYISQIQTTMPLYFSKFVQVGTSGTGFSTGTITVLFAFSTFLTVALQMPVVKALRRFSHPQALMVSALLWGMGFIVIGLTGMVATGNLFVAVVGLSVLSVATVAYTPFASALVVDLAPESLRGVYLAVNSQCWAIGYLIGPPLGGLALDRGKWGADNLWLGLALSAIAAVVILQKVDRMLKK